A single region of the Hylaeus volcanicus isolate JK05 chromosome 5, UHH_iyHylVolc1.0_haploid, whole genome shotgun sequence genome encodes:
- the LOC128877144 gene encoding uncharacterized protein LOC128877144 isoform X7, which produces MIVTGGVAVVVAALSEKSKIAGVPVSAAMSTANDVSAVRFGRWWWCWRRRRRSTTCRSTMPMGYSKTFVLLGILSVICALLGTVDAVAKTKSDEPRGKGSHKDAEPVIEEVNAKQLERLLNEKDFVAVYWYARSCITCDKVLAELEKIDDDTDHFGVDFVKINDKRLAKQYGIKNFPALTYFREKEPIIYEGDLMDEENVLDFLTSLEAMDLPDRIEEVNSKILEKIVEDTEFVAVLFCPDTQRCAGVGSNKPDCKKCLKALQELENIDDEADQLGIGFVKIADEQLADEYNLGPLPVLVYYRHQIPIIYEHELSREEDVLEWLIGNKSTGDEEDVIEDVTSKTLQTLIGNIDNLVVLFYDHGDEDSMQVLTELEKIDDDCDKHGIQFVKIDDEKASKDFGIDSVPAIVYFEKQIPNVYDGDVENEDEILEWLLSQLEKDEIEDVTDEMLDRLIKDGKTLAVLFYDNNDRKSQKILNELENIDDECDQLGVIFVKIDNAEEAKEYGIEKVPSMLYFEKGIPTLYEGNLEDEEKVLKWIEQQHKSDQIEDITDEMLDMVIEKMPHVAVLFYDKDQKKSQKILSELENIDDDCDQHNIAFVKIHDLDEAKEYGIENFPTLVLFERRIPHIYEGDLMNEDQLLGWLLHQKKHTEIPEVTDEMMEKLIETSPYLAVLFYDKDDKQDIRILNELENIDDELEKEGIVIIRMDNDAEAKEYGIDHLPTLVYFENKIPAIYEGDLLNEDEVLEWLIEQKNTATIEEVTDEILADLIEEHEYVVAFFSGDCEDGDECDKVLEELENIDDELDETGIIFVTTEDTGFAKKHGIKSFPTLAFFRNKEPLIFKGDIEDEDEVLSWITDEDTLEIPGKIEEVNAKMLENILEENDYIVVYFYKEGDKKSQKILQELENIDDECEEKDIDFVKISDDGIEKEYDLPGLPALAFYRHKFRQVYNGDMMHEEAILEWILDLRTQTPDVIESVDRKTLQVLINDVEHLAVFFYDDKCESCPEILEELETIDDDTDKHGIQFVKSNDAKLAAEIGVFSFPALVYYETGVPIMYDGNLKNEERVLEWLIEQKSDDDDDDDDDDNDDDDDDDDDNDDDDDDDENEDSDADDDDDNDDDDDDDDDDDDDDDDDDDENEDSDADDDDDDNDDDDDDDDDDDDDDDDDDDDDDDDDDDDDDDDDDDDDDDDDDDDDDDDDDDDDNNDYGRKNKKANKALKNILDKGDGCFYIGMGGKSAKPKIPSYEPYQCCPAKVAHGTKIAKATKISPGKDKGKAHGAERSDKLGLPALKPINKLTAKDSRKTATVSTGVSKTGGDQKAKKGFFGTVVAGLPYIMKV; this is translated from the exons ATGATCGTGACGGGTGGCGTGGCCGTCGTGGTTGCGGCGCTGtccgaaaaatcaaaaatagcCGGTGTGCCAGTCAGTGCGGCGATGTCGACGGCGAACGACGTTTCGGCGGTACGGTTCGGCCGGTGGTGGTGGTGCTGGCGGAGACGAAGGAGGAGTACTACCTGCAGGTCAACGATGCCGATGGGATACTCGAAGACGTTCGTTCTTCTCGGTATACTCTCGGTGATATGCGCCCTCCTGGGCACCGTGGACGCCGTCGCAAAGACGAAATCGGACGAACCGCGTGGCAAAGGGTCTCACAAGGACGCGGAACCTGTCATCGAGGAAGTCAACGCGAAGCAACTCGAGCGGCTCCTCAACGAGAAGGATTTTGTTGCCGTGTATTGGT ATGCGAGAAGCTGCATAACATGCGACAAGGTGCTAGCCGAACTGGAGAAGATCGACGACGACACGGACCACTTCGGGGTCGACTTCGTGAAAATCAACGACAAACGACTGGCCAAGCAGTATGGCATCAAAAACTTCCCAGCCCTCACGTATTTCCGCGAAAAGGAACCAATCATTTACGAAG GTGACTTGATGGACGAAGAAAACGTGCTAGACTTCTTGACGAGTCTAGAAGCAATGGACCTGCCCGATCGTATCGAAGAGGTAAACTCAAAAATTCTGGAGAAGATCGTCGAGGACACGGAATTCGTGGCAGTCCTTTTCT GTCCGGATACGCAGCGGTGTGCTGGCGTCGGTTCTA ACAAACCAGACTGCAAAAAGTGTCTGAAGGCCCTTCAAGAATTGGAGAACATCGACGACGAAGCTGACCAGTTGGGCATCGGTTTCGTGAAGATCGCCGACGAGCAGCTCGCGGACGAATACAATCTGGGCCCTCTTCCAGTTTTAGTCTACTACAGACATCAAATTCCCATCATTTACGAGC ACGAGCTTAGCAGAGAAGAGGATGTCTTGGAATGGCTCATAGGGAACAAGAGCACAGGGGACGAAGAAGACGTGATCGAAGACGTCACCTCGAAAACCCTCCAGACCCTGATCGGAAACATCGACAACCTGGTCGTTCTATTCT ACGACCATGGTGACGAGGATTCGATGCAGGTGCTGACCGAGCTGGAGAAGATCGACGACGATTGCGACAAGCATGGTATCCAATTCGTGAAGATCGATGACGAAAAGGCGTCGAAGGACTTTGGAATCGATTCGGTCCCTGCGATCGTCTACTTTGAGAAGCAGATCCCAAATGTTTACGATG GTGACGTCGAAAACGAGGACGAAATATTAGAGTGGTTGCTGTCGCAGCTGGAGAAGGACGAGATCGAAGACGTTACCGACGAAATGTTGGATCGTCTGATCAAAGATGGAAAGACTCTGGCCGTGCTGTTTT ACGACAACAACGATCGGAAGTCTCAGAAGATTCTCAATGAATTGGAAAACATCGACGACGAGTGCGATCAGCTCGGAGTGATCTTCGTGAAGATAGACAACGCGGAGGAGGCAAAGGAATACGGTATCGAGAAGGTTCCCAGCATGCTGTACTTCGAAAAGGGGATCCCAACTTTGTACGAGGGGAATCTGGAAGACGAGGAGAAGGTTCTGAAATGGATCGAGCAACAGCACAAGAGCGATCAAATAGAGGACATCACCGACGAAATGCTCGACATGGTCATCGAGAAGATGCCACACGTAGCCGTCCTCTTTT ACGACAAGGATCAGAAGAAAAGCCAGAAGATCCTTTCCGAACTGGAGAACATCGACGACGACTGCGACCAACACAACATCGCGTTTGTGAAGATCCATGATCTGGACGAGGCCAAAGAATACGGCATCGAAAATTTCCCGACACTGGTACTCTTCGAGAGAAGAATACCGCACATATACGAAG GGGACTTGATGAACGAGGATCAGCTGCTGGGCTGGTTACTGCATCAGAAGAAACATACAGAGATACCGGAAGTGACAGACGAGATGATGGAGAAGCTGATCGAGACCTCACCGTACTTGGCAGTCCTGTTTT ACGACAAGGATGACAAGCAGGACATACGTATCCTGAACGAGCTGGAGAACATCGACGACGAGCTCGAGAAGGAAGGCATAGTCATCATTAGAATGGACAATGACGCCGAGGCGAAGGAATACGGTATCGATCATCTGCCGACTTTGGTCTACTTCGAGAACAAGATACCGGCGATTTACGAAGGAGACCTCTTGAACGAGGACGAGGTGCTCGAGTGGCTCATCGAGCAGAAGAACACCGCCACCATCGAGGAGGTCACGGACGAGATCCTGGCCGATCTAATCGAAGAACACGAATATGTTGTCGCGTTTTTCA GCGGAGACTGCGAGGATGGTGACGAGTGCGACAAAGTTCTCGAAGAACTCGAGAATATCGACGACGAGCTGGACGAGACAGGCATCATCTTCGTCACAACGGAAGACACCGGATTCGCGAAGAAACACGGCATCAAAAGCTTTCCTACGTTGGCCTTCTTCAGAAACAAGGAGCCACTGATCTTTAAAGGCGACATCGAGGACGAAGACGAAGTGCTGTCGTGGATCACCGACGAGGACACCCTCGAAATCCCAGGGAAGATCGAGGAAGTGAATGCCAAAATGCTGGAAAACATCCTCGAAGAGAACGATTACATCGTCGTCTACTTTT ACAAAGAAGGTGACAAAAAAAGCCAGAAGATCCTGCAGGAACTGGAGAACATCGACGACGAGTGCGAGGAAAAAGATATCGATTTCGTGAAGATCTCAGACGATGGGATCGAGAAAGAGTACGATCTTCCTGGTCTACCGGCGTTGGCGTTTTACAGACACAAATTCCGTCAAGTCTATAACGGCGACATGATGCACGAAGAAGCAATTTTGGAATGGATCCTAGATCTTCGTACGCAAACTCCGGATGTGATCGAAAGCGTCGACAGGAAGACGCTACAGGTCCTCATCAACGACGTCGAGCATCTTGCTGTATTCTTTT acGATGATAAATGCGAATCGTGTCCGGAAATTCTCGAGGAGCTAGAAACCATTGATGACGACACTGACAAACACGGTATTCAATTCGTAAAGTCGAACGACGCAAAATTAGCCGCCGAAATCGGCGTGTTCTCATTTCCGGCTCTCGTTTATTACGAGACTGGCGTCCCCATCATGTACGACG GTAATCTTAAGAACGAGGAGAGAGTTCTGGAATGGCTAATCGAACAGAAAAGT gatgatgatgatgatgatgatgatgatgataatgatgatgatgatgacgacgacgacgataatgatgatgatgatgatgatgatgaaaACGAAGACAGCGATGCtgatgacgacgacgacaacgacgacgacgacgacgacgacgacgacgacgacgacgacgatgatgatgatgatgatgaaaACGAAGACAGCGATGCtgatgacgacgacgacgacaacgacgacgacgacgatgatgatgatgacgacgatgacgatgacgatgacgatgacgatgacgacgacgacgacgacgacgacgacgatgatgatgatgatgatgatgatgatgatgatgatgatgatgatgatgatgatgatgatgatgatgatgatgataataaCGACTACggaagaaaaaataagaaagcgAACAAAGCCCTGAAGAATATCCTGGACAAAG GCGACGGCTGTTTCTACATCGGCATGGGAGGTAAAAGCGCGAAACCCAAGATTCCCTCCTATGAGCCCTACCAGTGCTGTCCTGCCAAGGTCGCCCACGGCACCAAAATCGCCAAGGCCACCAAAATCAGTCCGGGCAAGGACAAGGGCAAAGCACACGGTGCTGAGAGGTCGGACAAGCTGGGATTGCCGGCCCTGAAGCCGATAAACAAGCTCACGGCGAAGGACAGCAGAAAGACCGCGACGGTATCAACGGGAGTTAGCAAAACCGGCGGCGACCAGAAGGCTAAGAAGGGATTCTTCGGAACCG TTGTGGCCGGGCTCCCGTACATCATGAAAGTCTAA
- the LOC128877144 gene encoding uncharacterized protein LOC128877144 isoform X5 yields MIVTGGVAVVVAALSEKSKIAGVPVSAAMSTANDVSAVRFGRWWWCWRRRRRSTTCRSTMPMGYSKTFVLLGILSVICALLGTVDAVAKTKSDEPRGKGSHKDAEPVIEEVNAKQLERLLNEKDFVAVYWYARSCITCDKVLAELEKIDDDTDHFGVDFVKINDKRLAKQYGIKNFPALTYFREKEPIIYEGDLMDEENVLDFLTSLEAMDLPDRIEEVNSKILEKIVEDTEFVAVLFCPDTQRCAGVGSNKPDCKKCLKALQELENIDDEADQLGIGFVKIADEQLADEYNLGPLPVLVYYRHQIPIIYEHELSREEDVLEWLIGNKSTGDEEDVIEDVTSKTLQTLIGNIDNLVVLFYDHGDEDSMQVLTELEKIDDDCDKHGIQFVKIDDEKASKDFGIDSVPAIVYFEKQIPNVYDGDVENEDEILEWLLSQLEKDEIEDVTDEMLDRLIKDGKTLAVLFYDNNDRKSQKILNELENIDDECDQLGVIFVKIDNAEEAKEYGIEKVPSMLYFEKGIPTLYEGNLEDEEKVLKWIEQQHKSDQIEDITDEMLDMVIEKMPHVAVLFYDKDQKKSQKILSELENIDDDCDQHNIAFVKIHDLDEAKEYGIENFPTLVLFERRIPHIYEGDLMNEDQLLGWLLHQKKHTEIPEVTDEMMEKLIETSPYLAVLFYDKDDKQDIRILNELENIDDELEKEGIVIIRMDNDAEAKEYGIDHLPTLVYFENKIPAIYEGDLLNEDEVLEWLIEQKNTATIEEVTDEILADLIEEHEYVVAFFSGDCEDGDECDKVLEELENIDDELDETGIIFVTTEDTGFAKKHGIKSFPTLAFFRNKEPLIFKGDIEDEDEVLSWITDEDTLEIPGKIEEVNAKMLENILEENDYIVVYFYKEGDKKSQKILQELENIDDECEEKDIDFVKISDDGIEKEYDLPGLPALAFYRHKFRQVYNGDMMHEEAILEWILDLRTQTPDVIESVDRKTLQVLINDVEHLAVFFYDDKCESCPEILEELETIDDDTDKHGIQFVKSNDAKLAAEIGVFSFPALVYYETGVPIMYDGNLKNEERVLEWLIEQKSDDDDDDDDDSNDDDDDDDDDDNDDDDDDDDDNDDDDDDDENEDSDADDDDDNDDDDDDDDDDDDDDDDDDDENEDSDADDDDDDNDDDDDDDDDDDDDDDDDDDDDDDDDDDDDDDDDDDDDDDDDDDDDDDDDDDDDNNDYGRKNKKANKALKNILDKGDGCFYIGMGGKSAKPKIPSYEPYQCCPAKVAHGTKIAKATKISPGKDKGKAHGAERSDKLGLPALKPINKLTAKDSRKTATVSTGVSKTGGDQKAKKGFFGTVVAGLPYIMKV; encoded by the exons ATGATCGTGACGGGTGGCGTGGCCGTCGTGGTTGCGGCGCTGtccgaaaaatcaaaaatagcCGGTGTGCCAGTCAGTGCGGCGATGTCGACGGCGAACGACGTTTCGGCGGTACGGTTCGGCCGGTGGTGGTGGTGCTGGCGGAGACGAAGGAGGAGTACTACCTGCAGGTCAACGATGCCGATGGGATACTCGAAGACGTTCGTTCTTCTCGGTATACTCTCGGTGATATGCGCCCTCCTGGGCACCGTGGACGCCGTCGCAAAGACGAAATCGGACGAACCGCGTGGCAAAGGGTCTCACAAGGACGCGGAACCTGTCATCGAGGAAGTCAACGCGAAGCAACTCGAGCGGCTCCTCAACGAGAAGGATTTTGTTGCCGTGTATTGGT ATGCGAGAAGCTGCATAACATGCGACAAGGTGCTAGCCGAACTGGAGAAGATCGACGACGACACGGACCACTTCGGGGTCGACTTCGTGAAAATCAACGACAAACGACTGGCCAAGCAGTATGGCATCAAAAACTTCCCAGCCCTCACGTATTTCCGCGAAAAGGAACCAATCATTTACGAAG GTGACTTGATGGACGAAGAAAACGTGCTAGACTTCTTGACGAGTCTAGAAGCAATGGACCTGCCCGATCGTATCGAAGAGGTAAACTCAAAAATTCTGGAGAAGATCGTCGAGGACACGGAATTCGTGGCAGTCCTTTTCT GTCCGGATACGCAGCGGTGTGCTGGCGTCGGTTCTA ACAAACCAGACTGCAAAAAGTGTCTGAAGGCCCTTCAAGAATTGGAGAACATCGACGACGAAGCTGACCAGTTGGGCATCGGTTTCGTGAAGATCGCCGACGAGCAGCTCGCGGACGAATACAATCTGGGCCCTCTTCCAGTTTTAGTCTACTACAGACATCAAATTCCCATCATTTACGAGC ACGAGCTTAGCAGAGAAGAGGATGTCTTGGAATGGCTCATAGGGAACAAGAGCACAGGGGACGAAGAAGACGTGATCGAAGACGTCACCTCGAAAACCCTCCAGACCCTGATCGGAAACATCGACAACCTGGTCGTTCTATTCT ACGACCATGGTGACGAGGATTCGATGCAGGTGCTGACCGAGCTGGAGAAGATCGACGACGATTGCGACAAGCATGGTATCCAATTCGTGAAGATCGATGACGAAAAGGCGTCGAAGGACTTTGGAATCGATTCGGTCCCTGCGATCGTCTACTTTGAGAAGCAGATCCCAAATGTTTACGATG GTGACGTCGAAAACGAGGACGAAATATTAGAGTGGTTGCTGTCGCAGCTGGAGAAGGACGAGATCGAAGACGTTACCGACGAAATGTTGGATCGTCTGATCAAAGATGGAAAGACTCTGGCCGTGCTGTTTT ACGACAACAACGATCGGAAGTCTCAGAAGATTCTCAATGAATTGGAAAACATCGACGACGAGTGCGATCAGCTCGGAGTGATCTTCGTGAAGATAGACAACGCGGAGGAGGCAAAGGAATACGGTATCGAGAAGGTTCCCAGCATGCTGTACTTCGAAAAGGGGATCCCAACTTTGTACGAGGGGAATCTGGAAGACGAGGAGAAGGTTCTGAAATGGATCGAGCAACAGCACAAGAGCGATCAAATAGAGGACATCACCGACGAAATGCTCGACATGGTCATCGAGAAGATGCCACACGTAGCCGTCCTCTTTT ACGACAAGGATCAGAAGAAAAGCCAGAAGATCCTTTCCGAACTGGAGAACATCGACGACGACTGCGACCAACACAACATCGCGTTTGTGAAGATCCATGATCTGGACGAGGCCAAAGAATACGGCATCGAAAATTTCCCGACACTGGTACTCTTCGAGAGAAGAATACCGCACATATACGAAG GGGACTTGATGAACGAGGATCAGCTGCTGGGCTGGTTACTGCATCAGAAGAAACATACAGAGATACCGGAAGTGACAGACGAGATGATGGAGAAGCTGATCGAGACCTCACCGTACTTGGCAGTCCTGTTTT ACGACAAGGATGACAAGCAGGACATACGTATCCTGAACGAGCTGGAGAACATCGACGACGAGCTCGAGAAGGAAGGCATAGTCATCATTAGAATGGACAATGACGCCGAGGCGAAGGAATACGGTATCGATCATCTGCCGACTTTGGTCTACTTCGAGAACAAGATACCGGCGATTTACGAAGGAGACCTCTTGAACGAGGACGAGGTGCTCGAGTGGCTCATCGAGCAGAAGAACACCGCCACCATCGAGGAGGTCACGGACGAGATCCTGGCCGATCTAATCGAAGAACACGAATATGTTGTCGCGTTTTTCA GCGGAGACTGCGAGGATGGTGACGAGTGCGACAAAGTTCTCGAAGAACTCGAGAATATCGACGACGAGCTGGACGAGACAGGCATCATCTTCGTCACAACGGAAGACACCGGATTCGCGAAGAAACACGGCATCAAAAGCTTTCCTACGTTGGCCTTCTTCAGAAACAAGGAGCCACTGATCTTTAAAGGCGACATCGAGGACGAAGACGAAGTGCTGTCGTGGATCACCGACGAGGACACCCTCGAAATCCCAGGGAAGATCGAGGAAGTGAATGCCAAAATGCTGGAAAACATCCTCGAAGAGAACGATTACATCGTCGTCTACTTTT ACAAAGAAGGTGACAAAAAAAGCCAGAAGATCCTGCAGGAACTGGAGAACATCGACGACGAGTGCGAGGAAAAAGATATCGATTTCGTGAAGATCTCAGACGATGGGATCGAGAAAGAGTACGATCTTCCTGGTCTACCGGCGTTGGCGTTTTACAGACACAAATTCCGTCAAGTCTATAACGGCGACATGATGCACGAAGAAGCAATTTTGGAATGGATCCTAGATCTTCGTACGCAAACTCCGGATGTGATCGAAAGCGTCGACAGGAAGACGCTACAGGTCCTCATCAACGACGTCGAGCATCTTGCTGTATTCTTTT acGATGATAAATGCGAATCGTGTCCGGAAATTCTCGAGGAGCTAGAAACCATTGATGACGACACTGACAAACACGGTATTCAATTCGTAAAGTCGAACGACGCAAAATTAGCCGCCGAAATCGGCGTGTTCTCATTTCCGGCTCTCGTTTATTACGAGACTGGCGTCCCCATCATGTACGACG GTAATCTTAAGAACGAGGAGAGAGTTCTGGAATGGCTAATCGAACAGAAAA gtgatgatgatgatgatgatgatgatgatagtaatgatgatgatgatgatgatgatgatgatgataatgatgatgatgatgacgacgacgacgataatgatgatgatgatgatgatgatgaaaACGAAGACAGCGATGCtgatgacgacgacgacaacgacgacgacgacgacgacgacgacgacgacgacgacgacgatgatgatgatgatgatgaaaACGAAGACAGCGATGCtgatgacgacgacgacgacaacgacgacgacgacgatgatgatgatgacgacgatgacgatgacgatgacgatgacgatgacgacgacgacgacgacgacgacgacgatgatgatgatgatgatgatgatgatgatgatgatgatgatgatgatgatgatgatgatgatgatgatgatgataataaCGACTACggaagaaaaaataagaaagcgAACAAAGCCCTGAAGAATATCCTGGACAAAG GCGACGGCTGTTTCTACATCGGCATGGGAGGTAAAAGCGCGAAACCCAAGATTCCCTCCTATGAGCCCTACCAGTGCTGTCCTGCCAAGGTCGCCCACGGCACCAAAATCGCCAAGGCCACCAAAATCAGTCCGGGCAAGGACAAGGGCAAAGCACACGGTGCTGAGAGGTCGGACAAGCTGGGATTGCCGGCCCTGAAGCCGATAAACAAGCTCACGGCGAAGGACAGCAGAAAGACCGCGACGGTATCAACGGGAGTTAGCAAAACCGGCGGCGACCAGAAGGCTAAGAAGGGATTCTTCGGAACCG TTGTGGCCGGGCTCCCGTACATCATGAAAGTCTAA